The segment CGAAATCACCGAGCTCAAACAGCTCGTACGAGACCATATTGCTCCCGACAAGAGTCTAGGTCACAGTGACAAAGGTTAAATCCAACTGTCAATTTAGCAGCAACAGGATACGTGTATTCAATCCTGTCGTCTGTCTTGTGACTGCTAAGTGAATCGTTTCTACGTACCGAAAGTTCAAACTCACATTGGCAAAATCTGTTGGCCACCAGTTCAACCCTACTTCCATTTGTCTGTAGTCTCTTTTTGACAGATCATTGATAAAAAATGAATAGTCATGACTACCAATTCGAGAAAACCTTGTAGACCGAGAATCTCACCTTGTCATACTGAGGTTCACAACTTGTCACCCTAAGGTACTCGAAGGGCTACAAGCAACACCGAGGCATCAGCACAGCCTATCTGATGGTTCGAGCCCCTCACCAAGACGGAGAGATTGCAATGCAGCCCTGATCAATTAATCTTTTGCTTAGATTAGAGAATTAAAACATCTTAATCGATGTTGTCTGGTTGGTAATCAAAACTCTCCACTCGCACCACCTCCACCAAAGGTGCCACCTTGGCCGCTGAAACCATCATCTTGGATCTGGTGTCCTCCCAAAGTTTGGGACGCAATGAAAGCAGTCATATCTGAATTCTCCCATTTGCTCTGAACCAGTGGTTCTCTGGTGAAACCCTTGCGGTCAATTTTGAGGTAATTCATCACCCCAATAGCCGCTAAAATCATGACAGCACCAGCTATGGTAACAGTCACTTCTGGATAATCCAAACCGTAGTAATATTTGATCGTGATCACAGAAAGGGTCAAAGTCAACAGACTTACCCGAATGAATAGAATTTCCTTCTTGACAATCCCCCAAACCAAATAACCAACAGGTATCAAAAAAGTAAAAGCATAAAACAGAAAGGCAAAGGGTATGTCGCCCCCTTCTGACACCTCTACGCCCAACATACCTACACTCATTTCTCGCACCACAAAGTAGTTGCCTCCCAAATAAATCAGCATCAAAGCCATCGTATCGAAAATGATGAAATGATCCTCCCATATCAACCCATCCACCACCTTTTGCAATCGCTGACTGAGAAAGAACAAGCCTGCAAAAACAATCATCACTAGGAAAGGAAGGAAGGCGATCACGGATGTAAAAACATAAAACAGCAAGTACACAAAGCACAACACCGCAGCTCCCAACGCCAACAAATCCATGTAGCGGATGCTCGCCCCCACCAAAAACAAAAATGCCACAGCGATGTAAACCCACTCTGATTCCATGTCGAAACCCAATACGCCAAGAAACAAAAATGAACCACCTACATAATAGCCTGCCTCTGTGACACCAGACTTGTAATGATGGCTATCCTTGATCATTTTCAACTCCGTAAAAAGCAACGAAGCTATCCCTACCAACACCATCATCACTCGGATGCCAATCTCACTGTCTATCTCAAATGCAAAAGCAAAAGGTGTCAAAACAGTCGAAATCCCAATCAACGTCACTACAAACAGCAAAATCCGCATGATCACTGAGGGCGAATACAACTTTGTCTGATATTGCTCACGTATCACTGACCATTGTTCCTCATTGATCCATCCCTGCTTATACCATGTTTTTATTTTGGAGAGCGAAAGCTTCTTTCTTACCTCCTCTAGGTCGTATGCCACCATATCAGTTGTCGTCAGAAAAATGCGTTCTATTCTTGACCAAAAGAATCACTCCAGCAATACAACTCGCAGGAAAATAGAAGAATCCAAATTCCCATATTTCTTCTCCTGCCGTAAAAATCAGGAAGCTCAATGCGATGTATCCCACAAAACATGAATAGAGAAAAAACAAGAACACCCGTTGGTTCCAACTACGCCACGCCACCAATACAGTAAACACCAATAGCACAAATGCTACCCAAGCACTCTCAAACCAATCAAACATCATCGCCAACCCAGCAAAATAAATGAGCAGCAAAGCAAAATTGTGGTAGGTAAATATGAAGTGCTTTTTGATATCCATCTTCTCCATCACAATGCCCAACACCAACAAAAACAAGCCAAAATACAGCGCCAAAGTGTAGATTGAAATTGTATCCACCCATTCACCATTGACCCAATCTACTGGTGACACACTCAGTCCAAACACTGCCGCCCATGCTGTAATTGACAGAGACAAAACTATCTTGCTATCATAGCGATACGCCATATAGGCAAACAACAAACCACTGATGACAGAAGTCCATTTGAGTAGCAGCCACACCAAGTCAAAATACACTTGCACATAGGTAAACAGGGAAATAATCAACAAAGCAACGAGTACCAAGACATAGTCAAAATAGATATGTTCCACTTTCACTTCCCCCGAAAAATAGGGCCTGGCATGCTGGCGAATGTAATACCCACCAACACCAATCGCGACAGCCAACAAAAGCATCATAGCGTAGTGTCCAATCTCACCGACATTTTGATAGACGATGTAGCCCACCCCTCCAGTAAATAATAGAATCCCGAGATAAAGCACCAGCCGCAGTTCGTAGTACAATGAAACTAGTTTTTTGGAATGAATGGCTTCCAATGTCCGAAAAGGCTGTTCGTCAAGGAGTTTTTCTTCAAACAATTTTTGATGTAGGTTATCCATATAAGTCACCAATATAAGCAGAATTCATTATTTTAGATGACACGTTGTTTTTCATCATTCACCTAAAAACCTTCCATTATGAATCCAACTATCAAAAACATCCTTGCCATTATAGCAGGCGTCATGATCGGTAGTGCCGTCAATATGGGCATAGTCATGGCAAGTGGGGAGTTAATTCCGCCACCAGAAGGTGCTGACGTCACCACTATGGAAGGACTACAAGCCTCCATCCATCTTTTTGAGCCCAAGCATTTCATCATGCCCTTTTTAGCGCATGCCTTGGGGACATTGGCAGGTGCGGTCATTGCGGGTCTGATTGCCGCTAGTCACAAAATGAAATTCACACTCGCTATTGGGATATTCTTCTTATTTGGGGGGATCGCCAATGTATGGATGCTACCCACTCCTATTTGGTTTATTGTGTTGGATTTACTCATAGCCTATATCCCGATGGGGTATTTGGCTGGTGTTTGGACGAAGCAAAACAAAAAATTAATCTCTGAATAAAGGATGAAAATTCGTCAATTCGAATCAACTTTCAGCATGAGAATAAGTATGTACTGCCTTGTAATAGGAATCTACCTAGCAAGCTGCGGCCCAAAGGTCATTCACGAGTCAGACCAGTTGAAAATATCTACATTGACAGACAATACCCTCGTCCATGTCTCTTACTTGGAGACAGAGAGTTTTGGCAAAGTTGCCTGCAATGGACTCGTTTACATCCATGATGGAGAAGCTATCGTATTTGATACCCCTACCACAGATTCTGCCACGATGGAATTGATCAATTGGCTCCAAATCAAATCTGGTCTCAAGATTACTGGACTGGTGGTGAGCCATTTTCATGAGGACTGCCTCGGAGGTATTGACCGCTTTCATTTATCGAATATCTCTACCTATTCTACCTTCAAGACAATCTATAAAGCCATCGAGGCAGGCTACACTGCTCCGGCCAATGGATTTGACAACAACATCACCTTGCAACTGGGGGATAAGGAAATCATCAGTGAATTCATAGGTGAAGGACATACTACGGACAATATTGTAAGTTACATCCCTGCAGAAAGGGTACTTTTTGGCGGATGCCTCGTCAAAGAACTGAATGCGGGTGAAGGCTATGTCGATGATGGAAATGTGAGCGCTTGGTCGCAAACGGTCCAAGCCATCAAAGAAAAATACCCTGAAGCAAAACACATCGTCCCTGGGCATGGACAGGCAGGTGGACCAGAATTGTTGGACTACACGATAGAGCTTTTTAGTAAGTATCAGAAGTAAACAAACCTTCGTATTTTTATCCCAAACACCACAAACAAAAAGACCTATGAATACTCCCACAATCACTAGCGAATGGCTCAATGCTCATCTCAATGATCCCCACTTGGTCATCTTAGATGCGAGTCCCAAAAGCAACAAATCAGGATTGTCATCGGATTATATAGGTAAGTATATCCCCAACAGCTACTTGTTTGATTTGGCTGGACAATTTAGTGATCCGAGCAGCCCCCTACCCAACACGCTCCCTCAACCCGAAGCATTTGCACAGGCTGCACGCGAGCTAGGTATCTGCCAAGAGAGCAAAATAGTAGTCTATGACAACCTTGGCATCTATGCGAGTCCGAGAGTTTGGTGGATGTTCAAAACAATGGGTCATGCACATGTCTCGGTACTCGATGGCGGTCTTCCAGCTTGGATAGATGCAGGATATGAAACAGCAACTCAATTGACCTCACCCAAAAGCACAGGTGATTTTCAGGCAAGATTCAATCCCTCGGCAGTCAAATACACTGATGACATTTTGACCAACCTCGATGATCAAAGCACATGCGTCATAGATGCTCGGTCTGAGGGGAGGTTTTGTGGCACAGCACCCGAACCACGTGAGGGGCTCAGCAGTGGTCACATCCCTCATTCTATCAATATCCCCTTCGAAGCTGTGCTCCAAGATGGTCATTTCAAATCCCCAACCGAACTCAAAAAAGTCTTTGAGGAAGTGGGTAACAAGCCTCTGATCTTCTCTTGTGGGTCTGGGCTGACAGCCTGCATTGTCCTCTTGGCACATGAACTCATCGACCCTCGTCCTAAGTCAGTCTATGATGGGTCATGGACCGAATGGGCACTCTCAGGCAAGCTACCCATTGCAAAAAAGTGAAGTTGAACCTTCAAATTCACGATCACTGACCTTTGCATTAATTCACTGACATTCATTCTATTAAACCCTATTTTGGCTATCTTGTGCCATCAATAGTGTATAAAGTACCTACTATTGATTGCTTTTCAATCGGTTTTGGAGTCTGGTCATGGATCTAATCGACGACACTTATGGACATGGATGTCAAAACCTTGTTTCTGTTTTTCTCTGCAGGAAATTTCTTCACCCTACTTTTCCTGTCCGTTTACACCTTATTGTATAAGAACAAGGTCTCCATTCTACATTTGTTCATGTTGGCTAAGTTTTTTGGAGTCATCCAGTGGATACTTCTAGCCCTGCGAGGCAATATTTCTGATGGTTATTCAATCGTGATTGCCAACATACTGGTGCAATTCACCCTATACATTGAAATCTACTGCATTCGCTTTGCCAAGAAGCCGTTTGAAAAGATACACCTCCTAAAGTTCTGTTTCCTTCCATTGTTGACTTCAATTTTGTTTTACTCGTTTGCCTACAGTGCGGATCATATTAGGGTCATTGTTAGCTCTGCCCTTATTAGCTTATTTTTTCTAGGTGGAGCCATTGTGCTCATCATGGATCAAACCAAAGGAGGGACTCAAAAACTGATATCTTACTTTTTCCTTGTGCTGGCTTTATTATTTGCCTTTCGTGTACTATGGGCTTCCTCTGCAGACAATCAAGCAGCTCTATTTTCTAACAGCAGCATTCAGATCATCACCTATATGTCTATGTATTTGGTGTCTTTTCTGGTTTCAATCTCCCTGTTGCTGATACTCATGGAACAAGACCAAGAACGAATAGAAAGCGACAACCTTCAACTTCAAGAGTTGAATGCAAGCAAAGACAAATTCTATTCGATCATAGCGCACGACCTCAGAGCACCACTGAGCAACCTCTACCAGTTGGGAGAAGTATTGGATAACAACCGTGAGCAAATGAGTCCAAAACATGTGTCAGAAGTGACGCACAATCTCTACCAGAGTGGTAAACAAGCCTATCTCCTACTAGATAGCCTTTTGAACTGGGCCAATGCCAACTCTGGTGTCATGAAATACTCTCCTCAGCTGATCAACCTACACGAACTGGTGGATGACAGCATCTCTATCTACATGCAAAAAGCAGCAAGTAAAAAAATAGAACTGACCCAGAGTTTGCCTCATGAGTCGCTGGCATTTGCAGACATCAACATGACGCACACCATCCTCCGAAATCTCATCTCCAATGCCATGAAATTCACCCCTGGTGGTGGGAGCATCACGGTAGTCCCTGGCAATACCGATGATGACATGCTAGAAATAGGCATCCGTGATACAGGCATGGGCATGAGTGAATCCCAAGCCTCCAAAGCACTTGCCATGGACAACCACCTATCCACACCAGGAATTGACAATGAAACTGGTACAGGGATGGGACTCAAACTTTGCAAGGAGTTCATCGATAGAAACAAAGGCAAAATCTGGATTGAAAGCCAAATCAACCAAGGCACAACCGTTTGGTTTTCTCTGCCTAGGTTTCATTGACTGGGGTGTTTGCAGATTGTTTGGTCTTAGCATATTAGTTGACCGTCGACTAAAAAACAGCACACACCTCGTAACTTACAAAAAAGCTTGTGTGTCACAAACCTTGGGTAGGGCAGAAAATTAATCAAAAATGATCAATGTAAAATTGAGAATGTTAAAGTGAATTTCTCTCCCCGTAGGTCCTGTGATTCTACCACCACTCACAGTTGATTATCGACTGTAAACCGTCGACTAAAAATCACTACTTTTGCGCTTCTCAAATGAGCACCCCATGACAAAGCAAACGCCAGAGGCATCCAACAAACTGTCTCCAGATCAGATCGACCAGTGTATTTCTATTTTGGAAGCACTCAATGAGGATACCGATCAAATATTTGTCATCCCCAAAGAAAAACGTCAGGCCCTGCTCATAGCTGCTGGAAAATTGTCCCGACCGAGCAAAGAAGAACTTTTGATTCGCAAAAAAGGTGCTAAGAAAATCATCAAGAGCCAAGTCAAAATTCAAGACAAACAAGCACGAAACAATACCGGCATCCGCAGTGCCAGAGAAGCCAGCGTCTTTGTCGCGCCAACTATGATTGCACTGACGGGTGCAGAAGCCGATAAAGAAGTAGAACTCAACTCACCGCGGAGCTGCTATGTCTGCAAACAGGTGTACAACCGACTCCACCACTTCTACGATACCATGTGCAAGGAATGCGGTGACTTCAACTATGCCAAGAGATTTCAAACGGCAGACCTCAGCGGTCAAGTAGCCTTGGTGACTGGATCTCGCCTCAAAATTGGTTACCATATTACACTGATGATGCTCCGTGCTGGTGCTACCGTGATTGCCACGACTCGTTTTCCGGTGGATTCTGCCTTGCGCTTCGCCAAAGAATCCGATTTCCCCGAATGGGGTCATCGACTCAAAATCCACGGGCTAGATCTGCGACACATCCCTAGTGTTGAGATATTTTGCAACTTCATCGAGCAGCGCTATGATCGCCTCGATGTATTGATCAACAATGCCGCACAGACTGTCCGACGTCCTGCTGGGTTCTATCAACACCTGATGCCCAACGAAGGACGAACTGTTAGCGAGTTGCCAGCATTTGCACAGGAGCTCTTGGCGGATCATGAAGCCTGTCTCCATGAGTTGAGAGAACTCAGTGCGGGATTTGCAGAAGGTCAGGGCAAAAACCTGCCCGTCACTTGGCATGGCAAACAACTGGGCATAGGCTTGAGTGCCTCTGCACAATTGTCACAGATCCCCTACAGCATCGACAATTCACTCACTGCAGCGGAAGTCTTCCCTGATGGACAACTGGATGCAGACTTGCAGCAGGTGGATTTGAGAAAAACCAACAGCTGGAGACTGAAGTTGGGCGAAATCCCAACCAACGAAATGCTGGAAGTACAACTGGTCAACTCTGTTGCCCCCTTCGTACTCTGCAACCGCCTGGTCAATCTCATGAAAAAAGAAGACACGGGCATGAAACATATCATCAACGTATCGGCGATGGAAGGAAAATTCCACCAGTTTCACAAAGAGGACCGTCATCCACACACCAACATGGCCAAGGCTGCACTCAACATGATGACCCTCACTGCTGCATCAGACTTTGCCAAATACGGCATCTACACCAATGCCGTAGATACAGGCTGGGTGACAGACGAAGATCCTGCAGAACTGGCACGACGCAAAGAAGAACTGCATGACTTTCAGCCACCATTAGACATCGTAGATGGAGCAGCTCGTGTGATGGATCCTCTATTCGACGGCATCAATACTGGTAAACACTGGTGTGGGAAGTTCCTGAAGGATTATAAGCCTACGTCGTGGTAGGATAATTTGTACTGATCTCATGATTCGTAGAATACACGCATATTTGTAGTATGTCACTCCGCATCATCCAAACCACCCAGACAGCCAGCGAAGAAATAAATAATTTCCTCTCCAAAAACCTGATTGGCACACCCCAGCAGTCTCCAGTATATCAACAGCTCTCAACCCGTCAAAAACTAGCACATATCCCCAAAGCACATTTTGCTACTTTATGGAAGGCTGAGCAACTGCTCAGTACTTGTTGTTTCTGTGAGCGTGAAGCAATTTTGGAGGAGCAAGCTATCAAAAGTTACTATGTCCGTTACTTTTCACTTCTTGATCAATTCCGAATCCAACGCAGAAAAACAAATACCCCACGCAGCAAAAACAGTCTGATCAAATCAGAAATTCACGAGATGCTGACTGGGACAGGGCTAGGAAGTGTGCCTGGAGAAAGCAACATCTTCTACGCCTACGTCGATCCCAACAATGCACGGTCTGCCCTGCTCTGTGAGGAATTTGGTTTCCAACCAATCCGTCAATTCACCACACATATCATTGGCAGAGTCTTTCCCAAAAAGAGAGTAGATTTCAAGCAAGTAAGTACAAAAGAGGATCATATTGTCATCCGACAACTCCTGAAAAAACAATATGCAGATTACTCATTCTACACCGAAGAGAATCTCTTCTACCAGGACAATTACTTTGTAATCAAGTCCCAGAATGGTGAAATTCTAGCGGGCATCCAAGCCAACCCAGAAAAATGGAAAATTCATAGTTTGCCAGGTATCAGTGGTCGTTTTCTTCTCAATTTCTTAGGGCGATTACCAATTTTTCGCAGGTTGATCCAAGCCAACTATGCTTTCCTCGCATTCGATTATGTGTATGCAAAACACGGGCACGAAGATTTGATCATTCAATTGATCGAATCACTATTGGTGCACTTCCAGGTGTACAGCGCAATGATTTTGAGTGATGATCAGTCTCCTTTGACCAGTTTGATTTCTACCATAGACCATGGGCTAATTGGTCAAATGAAGAAGCCTGTTTCTATCTCCGTGATAATCAAGGACAACAATCTAGAAGCTTCTAGGCTGAAATACTTAAAAAAACATCCCGTATTTCTCTCTTCTTTTGATACTACTTGAAGTATTTGTACTGATATTTTACCGTGACTGCTATATTTGCCATTCTTTAGTGCCTATGTATAGAATATGAGATTAAGTTCCCTAGCCAGAAAAATAAAAGTTACACCCACTCAGTTGTCCAACTTCCTGTTGAGCGAAGGTATTGAGTTGCCACAAAATACCCACACCAAACTATCAGAAGAAACGATCGAACTGACACTAAAAGCGCATGGCTACACGGCGGCAGACCTCATTGAAACTGAATCCATCCCAGAACCCACGCCAGCAAGTAGTCCTGCTGCAGTAGAGACGATTGAGCATGAAGTAATTGAAGAAGAAATTGCTCCAGTCATAGATGAAATAACAGAACCTACCGTCACCGAAGAAATAGAACCCTCAGCTACAGAAGCAACCCTAGATGAGGAAACAGGCACCGAGGAAAAGGTCTTGGCTCAAGTCGAGAAAGAAACAAGTCCAAACGATGGCGTTCAGGAAACAGAAGAGATTGGAACAGAAACAACCCAGACCAAAGACTATGAACCAATCGAAGCTGAAGACGGCACCCTCATCGAGGCATGGACTGAACTCGCCGCTAGAGATGAGTCTGTAGAGATTATCAAGGCTCGCAAAGCTGAAGCACTGCAGGGACTTACCATCAAAGGAAAAATTGATCTCCCTGAACCAAAAAGTAAGGAAACCAAAAAAGAAATTGCGCAGGACGAAAAACCACTCGATCCCAACAAGATCATCTATACCAGCGGTCCTAAAAGAGAAAGAAGCAAAAGACCATCCCACAAAAACCCACGTAACAGACCGCAATCCAACCTCAATCCAGTAGAAGCAGAAAGGATCAGAAAGCAGAAAGAAGAGAAAAGAAGACAAGAGCAAAAGCTGAAAAAAGAAAAAAAAGCACGTGCTGAGTTCTATCTTTCTCAAGTAAAAGCTACTACACAAACCCAACCTCTAAAAAAGAAAAAAAGCAAAAACAAAACAGTCAAGAAAGAGAAAATAGAAGGAAACGTAATCCAAAAATTCTGGAAATGGCTGAATACCTGATGAATGCCAGTTACTCGTTGATCTGACCTATAAAAGCGAAAAACATCGTCTAGGTAGAGTACCTATTTTGGCATTGTTTTTTCTTAATGGCTGTCCGAGAACTGTAATAAGAACGAAAAAAATTGTATTAAACGACTCATGTTAAAGATTAGATTACTCTTATTCATCAACCTGTGTATTTATTCCTACCTATCATTTAGTCAATCCAATGACAGCAGCAAGCTCATCATTGCCAACAACTTTATCCAAGCACAGCGAGGAGAAACCATTGAGTTTCTAGTTGGCACTGTACAACCAAGAGGTGAGATCAGACTGGCCAATGCCCCCAAAGGAGCATCACTTGATGACAACAGGAAATTTACCTGGGCCATACCTGAGTACTATTCCAAAGCCAACGCTATTCTCAATTTTTATCTCTTCATAGATGAAGTCATGGTCGATGCGCAATCGGTCTTTGTCATCATCCAGCAACCTACCCAAGAACCACAGATCGAGCTCAAGAGCAATGCAGTGCTGCAAAATGGAGTTTATCGGATCAACCCCACGACAGATTTCTTTTTGGAGGTCAATGCCACAAACGGCAACCCAAAAGATACCACTCAAGTAACCCTAGATTACTATTTCAACGAAAACAAAGACCTGAAAAAACTCAATAATGTAAAAATTGAGTTAGAAAAGAACAATCTCAAAATCCAATGGTCTCCCAATCAAGATCAGATCAAACACAAATACTATCGTATGACAGTGGTCGCTACGGATCATCATCATGTAAAGACAGAGCAAGTACTGGTTTTTGCACTGAGTAGTAACAATCATTTGCCCTATTTCAAATTCCCTGTACTAGATGAGTATTATATTTCGGATGGAGAAACACTATCTATTGACATGTCCGCCCAAGACATGGATCATGACTCACTGGTCTACAAACTAATCATCCCGAGCAAAATCGGCAACCCTAAATTGTCAGAAAAAGGGCTTTTCACATACAAACTCAATGCTGATGAACTACACAGACTCAGAAGCTACTTCCCTATGGAGGTCACTGTAGAAGTGTCCGAAAGAGGCCCTGAAAACCCGAATACGATCTCCAAAACTTTCTTGATCAGAAAAAGTATCAGGAATGAACCACCCAGAATCCTTAACCTCCAAAATGACAAAGTCTATGAAGGGATCGCTTTGGATAAAAAAGTGTTTATCCAGGATGGTAATGACCTGTTTTCGGACCTAGAAGTGGACATCATCGGTGCACCAGAAGGCATGGTTTGGGATTTTCAAAACAATCTTCTCTCCATAGATTGGACACCTGGTTTTGATGTAGTAGGAGTAGAAATGCAACCCAAAAAATTTGACATGCTCCTAGTCGTACGTGATCCTCATGGGTATGTGGATCAAAAAGCATTCACCATCACGGTAGAACATCGCGAAAACACCGCAGTAACCTACGAAACCTATTTGGAATACCGCGACGATGCTGTCCAACTCATTGAATTTCTCTCTCAAATCAACTCCCAAATGGAAGACAGAGAAAACAAAGTACAAAGCCTGAAAAAGGGACTTTCGGTCATGTCGATGTTCTTGGCAGTCTATACTGCCAGTGGCAATGTTTTTGATGATGGATCAACTGCCAAGCAACTGGTCCCCTTTGTCGGTATCATGGCTGCAGTCACCACAGGTATCAATGCCTTTGGATTCAATGATCTGCCCAAATTTGGTTCGATCCGAGAACAAACCTTTATACTACAACAAAAGTTGATGTACATCTTGGCAATCTTGAATGAATACAAAATCGAGTCTCCTAATAGCCCCAATCTGGAAAACAAAGAATTCAGAGACAATTTGGCCACCTATGAGCAATGGATGGTACAAGACAAACTCAACTTCAAAAGCTACTACAGCAAATACAAAAGTTTGAACTTTGTCAAAAAGAATACCCAACAAGCACGGCATAAGGCAGAAAAAAATGGCACTGAGCCTACAGGTCTGTTGTTTATCAATCTTAATGAAATATAGCAAATGCTAAAAATTGTTAAATAGCTAATTAACATTTGCCCTTGGAGTACCGATAATTATATTTGTCTACTTCTAAAAACTGCGGTTGCTTATGATATGGAACGGTACACTGGGTACCTTAGAAATAACCTTTATCCTGCTATTCGGGCTCTTTTATCTGCTCTACATAGCCAAAGCTATCAAGGCAGCCAAAGCCCTGAAAAGTAGCTACCGTCGTGTATTCTACAAGATTCTACTCAGAAGCATTTATTTTGGGTTATTCATCGTGGCACTGATGGGCCCTTCATTTGGGCAAACCAAGAAAGAAATCAAATCCATTGGAAAAGACATATTTATATGCATTGATTTATCCGAATCCATGAATGCCTTTGACATCCAGCCAACCCGTCTGGAAAAAATAAAATTCGAACTCAAAGAAATTGTAGAAGCCTTCAATAGTGATCGGATTGGATTGATCATGTTTTCCAACGAGGCATTTGTTCAATGTCCCCTCACCTATGACAAAAGTGCCTTGAGCCTGTTCATAGAAACCCTAAGCACCAATTTGGTTCCCAATTCAGGCACTGACTTTGGTCCTCCCTTAGAAATGGCCTTGGACAAGATTTCTGATGAAGAAAATTCCATTACCCGACAAAAATCAAAAATCATTATTCTTATCAGTGATGGGGAGGATTTTGGTGAAGACACTGAGTCCACTGCCAAAA is part of the Reichenbachiella agarivorans genome and harbors:
- a CDS encoding DUF2157 domain-containing protein, with amino-acid sequence MDNLHQKLFEEKLLDEQPFRTLEAIHSKKLVSLYYELRLVLYLGILLFTGGVGYIVYQNVGEIGHYAMMLLLAVAIGVGGYYIRQHARPYFSGEVKVEHIYFDYVLVLVALLIISLFTYVQVYFDLVWLLLKWTSVISGLLFAYMAYRYDSKIVLSLSITAWAAVFGLSVSPVDWVNGEWVDTISIYTLALYFGLFLLVLGIVMEKMDIKKHFIFTYHNFALLLIYFAGLAMMFDWFESAWVAFVLLVFTVLVAWRSWNQRVFLFFLYSCFVGYIALSFLIFTAGEEIWEFGFFYFPASCIAGVILLVKNRTHFSDDN
- the bla gene encoding subclass B1 metallo-beta-lactamase, with the translated sequence MRISMYCLVIGIYLASCGPKVIHESDQLKISTLTDNTLVHVSYLETESFGKVACNGLVYIHDGEAIVFDTPTTDSATMELINWLQIKSGLKITGLVVSHFHEDCLGGIDRFHLSNISTYSTFKTIYKAIEAGYTAPANGFDNNITLQLGDKEIISEFIGEGHTTDNIVSYIPAERVLFGGCLVKELNAGEGYVDDGNVSAWSQTVQAIKEKYPEAKHIVPGHGQAGGPELLDYTIELFSKYQK
- a CDS encoding sulfurtransferase, whose product is MNTPTITSEWLNAHLNDPHLVILDASPKSNKSGLSSDYIGKYIPNSYLFDLAGQFSDPSSPLPNTLPQPEAFAQAARELGICQESKIVVYDNLGIYASPRVWWMFKTMGHAHVSVLDGGLPAWIDAGYETATQLTSPKSTGDFQARFNPSAVKYTDDILTNLDDQSTCVIDARSEGRFCGTAPEPREGLSSGHIPHSINIPFEAVLQDGHFKSPTELKKVFEEVGNKPLIFSCGSGLTACIVLLAHELIDPRPKSVYDGSWTEWALSGKLPIAKK
- a CDS encoding sensor histidine kinase, producing the protein MDVKTLFLFFSAGNFFTLLFLSVYTLLYKNKVSILHLFMLAKFFGVIQWILLALRGNISDGYSIVIANILVQFTLYIEIYCIRFAKKPFEKIHLLKFCFLPLLTSILFYSFAYSADHIRVIVSSALISLFFLGGAIVLIMDQTKGGTQKLISYFFLVLALLFAFRVLWASSADNQAALFSNSSIQIITYMSMYLVSFLVSISLLLILMEQDQERIESDNLQLQELNASKDKFYSIIAHDLRAPLSNLYQLGEVLDNNREQMSPKHVSEVTHNLYQSGKQAYLLLDSLLNWANANSGVMKYSPQLINLHELVDDSISIYMQKAASKKIELTQSLPHESLAFADINMTHTILRNLISNAMKFTPGGGSITVVPGNTDDDMLEIGIRDTGMGMSESQASKALAMDNHLSTPGIDNETGTGMGLKLCKEFIDRNKGKIWIESQINQGTTVWFSLPRFH
- a CDS encoding SDR family NAD(P)-dependent oxidoreductase translates to MTKQTPEASNKLSPDQIDQCISILEALNEDTDQIFVIPKEKRQALLIAAGKLSRPSKEELLIRKKGAKKIIKSQVKIQDKQARNNTGIRSAREASVFVAPTMIALTGAEADKEVELNSPRSCYVCKQVYNRLHHFYDTMCKECGDFNYAKRFQTADLSGQVALVTGSRLKIGYHITLMMLRAGATVIATTRFPVDSALRFAKESDFPEWGHRLKIHGLDLRHIPSVEIFCNFIEQRYDRLDVLINNAAQTVRRPAGFYQHLMPNEGRTVSELPAFAQELLADHEACLHELRELSAGFAEGQGKNLPVTWHGKQLGIGLSASAQLSQIPYSIDNSLTAAEVFPDGQLDADLQQVDLRKTNSWRLKLGEIPTNEMLEVQLVNSVAPFVLCNRLVNLMKKEDTGMKHIINVSAMEGKFHQFHKEDRHPHTNMAKAALNMMTLTAASDFAKYGIYTNAVDTGWVTDEDPAELARRKEELHDFQPPLDIVDGAARVMDPLFDGINTGKHWCGKFLKDYKPTSW
- a CDS encoding vWA domain-containing protein, yielding MIWNGTLGTLEITFILLFGLFYLLYIAKAIKAAKALKSSYRRVFYKILLRSIYFGLFIVALMGPSFGQTKKEIKSIGKDIFICIDLSESMNAFDIQPTRLEKIKFELKEIVEAFNSDRIGLIMFSNEAFVQCPLTYDKSALSLFIETLSTNLVPNSGTDFGPPLEMALDKISDEENSITRQKSKIIILISDGEDFGEDTESTAKKVEEEGIKLFTLGIGTDYGSKIMTRNGFKKNKQGQEVVSKLNSTSLRQLAKTTNGTYFEINDKQNDVEKLINTIGDIEGELRDTVQMDVSANKYYYFLALAIVLLLFDVLVKTKTMTI